Proteins encoded by one window of Microcoleus sp. FACHB-68:
- a CDS encoding cadmium resistance transporter: protein MSELITAIPTGLAAFTATNIDDILILTLFFAQVNATFRRRHIVIGQYLGFSALLAASLPGFFGSFIVPHAWIKLLGLVPLAIGINTLLASDEEDSPEAEIDIEQSKSSSVAGFLSPQTYSVAAITIANGSDNIGVYVPLFASSEWESLLIILGIFLTMVGAWCYAAYKLTTLPAITHLLTGYGSSLVPCVLIGLGVFIVKESLALTLLALAASYVWLVTVGRNNEGSPEVEKN, encoded by the coding sequence ATGAGCGAGTTAATCACTGCAATTCCCACAGGGTTAGCAGCCTTCACGGCGACCAATATTGATGACATTCTTATTTTGACGCTGTTTTTCGCCCAAGTGAATGCGACGTTCCGCCGGCGGCACATTGTGATCGGTCAATATTTAGGCTTCAGCGCACTATTGGCGGCGAGTCTTCCCGGTTTTTTTGGCAGCTTTATCGTCCCGCACGCTTGGATTAAACTCCTTGGTTTAGTGCCTCTTGCAATCGGTATCAACACTTTGCTTGCATCCGATGAAGAAGATTCACCGGAAGCTGAGATAGATATTGAGCAATCTAAATCTTCTTCTGTTGCCGGATTTCTTTCTCCTCAGACTTACAGTGTAGCTGCGATTACAATTGCGAATGGCAGTGACAATATTGGCGTTTACGTTCCACTATTTGCCAGTAGCGAATGGGAAAGTCTTTTGATAATTTTGGGCATATTTTTGACAATGGTTGGAGCTTGGTGCTATGCTGCTTATAAATTAACAACACTGCCGGCAATCACTCATCTCTTAACGGGTTACGGTAGTAGTTTGGTTCCTTGTGTCTTGATTGGATTAGGCGTTTTCATCGTCAAAGAAAGTCTTGCTTTAACTTTACTCGCTCTCGCTGCTAGTTACGTCTGGTTGGTAACTGTGGGCAGAAATAATGAGGGTTCACCGGAAGTGGAAAAAAATTAG
- a CDS encoding APC family permease, with the protein MTSEIRLNQSAHGLRSQCLPYKEVLAQSFAVIAPTTTPAANLGLIFAMSGNGTWLSFLLGMMGLVFVSVNINQFASRSASPGSLYSYIAKGLGPTAGVLCGWGLVLAYLFTGMAVLCGFANFSEVLMGHLGIHISSITLLAIGAGLSWYMACKDIQLSATTMLIIEGVSAGLILVLGIIVWAHKGFAFDPAQLTLQGATPGGVAMGLVLVVFGFSGFESATSLGDEAKKPLSTIPKAVMSSTILTGLFFIMMAYVEVLGFSGSSASLADSEEPLTFLANEAGVGLLGELISLSALLSFFACVLGSINPAARVFFMMARHGLFHTSLGEAHKSNKTPYVAITMSSLITFLVPATMSLFGLKLFQSMGYLGTICTYGFLLVYILISIAAPVYLYRLGKLRPLDVVFSLLGVGFMMIPVLGTVGIPGSELFPVPEYPYNVFPFLFLMYLLVGCGWFIMQRLRSPEIVEEMEEAIDAIHVRFNEPEKF; encoded by the coding sequence ATGACCAGTGAAATCCGATTAAATCAGAGTGCTCATGGCTTAAGGTCACAATGTCTGCCTTATAAGGAAGTCCTGGCACAATCATTTGCCGTCATCGCACCCACCACAACACCGGCTGCGAATTTAGGTTTAATCTTCGCCATGTCAGGAAACGGTACGTGGTTGAGTTTCCTGCTGGGAATGATGGGGCTAGTCTTTGTCAGTGTCAACATTAACCAATTTGCCAGCCGTTCTGCTTCTCCCGGTTCGCTGTACTCTTACATCGCCAAAGGTTTGGGACCCACTGCCGGCGTCCTTTGCGGGTGGGGTTTAGTTCTGGCTTATCTATTTACAGGGATGGCCGTTTTGTGCGGTTTTGCCAACTTTAGCGAAGTGTTGATGGGTCATTTGGGAATTCATATTTCCAGCATCACGCTATTAGCAATTGGCGCTGGACTCTCTTGGTATATGGCTTGTAAAGATATCCAGCTATCCGCCACAACCATGCTGATCATCGAGGGCGTTTCTGCCGGCTTAATCTTGGTCTTAGGGATTATTGTTTGGGCGCATAAAGGCTTCGCATTTGACCCCGCTCAACTGACTTTGCAAGGCGCGACTCCTGGAGGAGTGGCGATGGGACTTGTCTTAGTTGTATTCGGTTTTTCAGGGTTTGAAAGCGCGACTTCATTAGGAGATGAAGCAAAAAAACCGCTTTCAACGATTCCCAAAGCTGTGATGTCCAGCACGATTCTGACAGGTCTGTTTTTCATCATGATGGCTTATGTGGAAGTGCTGGGATTTAGCGGCAGTTCCGCGTCTCTGGCTGACAGCGAAGAACCGCTAACTTTTTTAGCGAATGAAGCGGGAGTTGGTCTTTTAGGAGAGTTAATTAGCCTCAGCGCACTGCTGTCGTTCTTCGCTTGTGTTCTCGGCAGTATTAATCCGGCTGCCAGAGTGTTCTTTATGATGGCACGTCACGGTTTGTTTCACACTTCTTTGGGTGAAGCGCATAAGTCAAATAAAACGCCTTACGTCGCGATCACGATGTCATCGCTCATTACATTCCTGGTGCCGGCAACGATGTCTCTGTTCGGCCTCAAGCTGTTTCAAAGTATGGGCTATCTGGGGACAATTTGCACCTACGGATTTTTGCTCGTTTACATTCTGATTTCTATCGCTGCACCTGTTTATCTCTACCGGCTGGGAAAACTGCGGCCTTTAGATGTGGTGTTCTCACTGTTAGGGGTTGGATTTATGATGATTCCCGTTTTGGGGACGGTGGGAATCCCTGGTAGCGAGCTTTTTCCAGTGCCAGAGTACCCTTACAACGTGTTTCCGTTTCTGTTCCTAATGTACTTACTTGTCGGTTGTGGGTGGTTTATTATGCAAAGATTACGCTCTCCGGAAATAGTTGAAGAAATGGAAGAAGCGATTGATGCGATTCACGTCAGATTTAACGAGCCAGAAAAATTTTAA
- a CDS encoding LysR family transcriptional regulator: MNSEPKVLGVSQMAGMTLDQLRIFLAVVEHLHFTRAAEALYITQPAVSAAIQNLEQEYGVKLFHRIGRHIEIAEAGQLLQVEAQKILDQVALAERGLKELNDLQRGELKLGSSLTIGNYWLPEKISQFKRRYPGIFVDCTLANTEAICEGTATGLFDLGLVEGEVKPSLKISLEQEVVARDKLVIVVGKSHPWFERTEILLTELVTADWVMRESGSGTQQSFEEVLHNWGIEPSELNTIIILNSGEMVKAVIERGVGAAAISELMVKKELQLGTLRAMRVIDNRNGSHVNAEIVRPFLKLKHRQRFQTRLSKAFEQLLTLPFPDNSSSKEGAST, translated from the coding sequence TTGAACAGTGAACCCAAGGTTTTAGGAGTCTCACAGATGGCCGGCATGACGCTAGATCAGTTGCGAATTTTTCTAGCTGTAGTGGAACACCTGCACTTTACCCGTGCTGCGGAGGCGCTTTACATCACCCAGCCGGCTGTCAGCGCGGCGATTCAAAATTTAGAGCAGGAATACGGCGTGAAATTGTTTCATCGAATCGGTCGCCACATAGAGATCGCTGAGGCTGGGCAATTGTTACAGGTGGAAGCACAGAAAATTCTTGACCAAGTTGCTTTAGCAGAGCGCGGTTTAAAAGAATTGAACGATCTGCAACGGGGAGAGTTGAAGTTGGGTTCGAGTCTCACCATTGGTAACTATTGGTTACCCGAAAAAATTAGCCAGTTTAAGCGCCGGTATCCTGGCATTTTCGTTGACTGCACTCTCGCAAATACAGAAGCAATTTGTGAGGGAACGGCGACAGGATTGTTTGATTTGGGTTTGGTAGAAGGAGAGGTCAAACCTTCCCTTAAGATTAGTTTAGAGCAAGAAGTTGTCGCCAGAGATAAGTTAGTAATTGTTGTTGGTAAATCTCATCCTTGGTTTGAACGTACAGAAATCCTTTTAACAGAATTGGTTACAGCAGATTGGGTGATGCGCGAGTCTGGATCGGGAACACAGCAAAGCTTTGAAGAAGTCTTACATAATTGGGGGATTGAGCCAAGCGAACTCAATACAATTATAATTTTGAACAGCGGCGAGATGGTGAAGGCCGTTATTGAACGAGGTGTTGGCGCTGCTGCAATTTCTGAATTAATGGTTAAAAAAGAATTACAGCTTGGCACTCTCCGGGCGATGCGAGTCATCGATAATAGAAACGGCTCTCATGTGAATGCAGAAATAGTCCGGCCATTTTTAAAATTGAAGCATCGGCAGCGCTTTCAAACTCGCCTTTCAAAAGCTTTTGAACAGTTGTTAACATTGCCTTTTCCCGATAATTCTAGCTCAAAGGAAGGAGCGTCTACTTAA
- a CDS encoding prohibitin family protein, with translation MTKKKTLYNPGTLALLLFLVVILFNPFVIVNAGERGVLMQFGKVEERILGEGIHAVIPLVNTVKKLSVRVQKQESSAEASSKDLQEVFTDVALNWHIVPEEANAVFQQVGDENAVVERIINPAVEEVLKAVMAKYTAEEIITKRGEVKAGVDNSLTERLTGYHIRVDDISLVHVHFSQRFSDAVEAKQIAEQEAKKAGFVVMKALKDAEVKVNLARGEAEAQSLLRETLTSELLLKQAIEKWNGEPPLIIGEGGAKLLNLSKLAKGKEN, from the coding sequence ATGACAAAAAAGAAAACTCTATATAATCCCGGTACACTGGCTTTACTTTTATTTCTGGTCGTTATCCTTTTCAACCCTTTTGTAATTGTCAATGCTGGGGAAAGAGGGGTGCTGATGCAGTTTGGTAAAGTGGAAGAAAGAATCCTGGGAGAAGGAATTCACGCAGTTATCCCGCTTGTTAATACTGTCAAAAAGTTAAGTGTTCGAGTGCAAAAACAGGAAAGTTCGGCTGAAGCTTCCTCTAAGGATCTTCAGGAGGTTTTCACTGATGTAGCGCTGAATTGGCATATTGTGCCAGAGGAAGCCAATGCTGTTTTTCAACAAGTTGGAGACGAGAACGCTGTTGTTGAGCGAATTATTAACCCAGCCGTTGAAGAAGTGCTTAAGGCAGTCATGGCAAAATACACGGCTGAAGAAATTATTACCAAGCGAGGTGAAGTCAAAGCTGGGGTAGATAATTCTTTAACTGAACGCCTAACCGGCTATCACATTCGAGTTGATGATATCTCTTTAGTACACGTCCACTTTTCTCAGCGATTTAGCGATGCGGTAGAAGCCAAACAAATTGCCGAACAGGAAGCTAAAAAAGCGGGATTTGTCGTGATGAAAGCATTAAAAGACGCAGAGGTTAAGGTAAATCTAGCAAGAGGAGAGGCTGAGGCGCAAAGTTTGTTGCGCGAGACTTTGACTTCAGAACTCCTGCTTAAGCAAGCAATCGAAAAATGGAATGGTGAGCCACCCCTAATTATTGGTGAAGGTGGGGCAAAATTGCTCAATTTGAGTAAACTTGCTAAAGGCAAAGAAAATTGA
- a CDS encoding cadmium resistance transporter, producing the protein MNWFFTALAAGVTSFVATNIDDIIILMLFFSQMNEKFRPRHIIIGQYLGFTVLILATLPGILGGLVIPKMWTGLLGLLPIIIGIKQLLSRENESLEVQAVSDELNQVPNRNPIVAALTKLISTQATNVAAVTVANGGDNISIYIPLFASNNLVSLGVILGIFYILIGVWCAVAYLLTRQPAVAKILTRYGNAISPFVLIGLGIFILIESGSYRLIPLFQ; encoded by the coding sequence ATGAATTGGTTTTTCACAGCCCTCGCAGCCGGAGTAACAAGCTTTGTTGCTACCAACATAGATGACATCATTATTTTGATGTTGTTTTTTTCCCAAATGAACGAGAAGTTCCGTCCCCGACATATTATTATCGGTCAGTACCTAGGTTTCACCGTACTTATTCTTGCCACTTTGCCCGGTATTTTGGGGGGATTAGTTATCCCTAAAATGTGGACTGGGTTATTGGGATTACTTCCTATTATTATCGGTATTAAACAGTTACTGAGCCGGGAAAATGAATCTTTGGAAGTGCAAGCCGTTTCCGATGAGTTGAACCAAGTTCCAAATCGCAACCCGATAGTAGCTGCACTTACTAAGCTTATAAGCACCCAAGCTACCAATGTTGCTGCGGTCACCGTGGCGAATGGAGGGGATAATATCAGTATTTATATCCCGTTATTTGCCAGTAATAATCTGGTTAGTTTAGGAGTCATTCTCGGTATTTTTTATATTCTCATCGGAGTTTGGTGCGCTGTTGCTTACTTGTTAACTCGCCAGCCGGCTGTTGCCAAAATTTTAACGCGTTACGGCAATGCTATTTCGCCCTTTGTGCTGATTGGCTTGGGTATTTTTATCTTGATTGAAAGCGGTAGTTACCGGCTCATCCCGCTGTTTCAGTAA